A region from the Candidatus Schekmanbacteria bacterium genome encodes:
- a CDS encoding HIT domain-containing protein: protein NKYPYNNGHIMIAPYRHINDITALTNEEYCEMFNLLKKVIKTLNNIMKPDGYNIGFNLGKTAGAGFDEHLHLHIVPRWNGDTNFMPVIADVKVMPEYIEKTYQKIIEEIKKL, encoded by the coding sequence AATAAGTATCCATACAATAATGGACATATTATGATAGCACCTTACAGGCATATAAATGACATAACTGCCCTTACTAATGAAGAATACTGTGAAATGTTCAATCTTTTAAAAAAAGTTATAAAAACACTCAACAATATTATGAAACCAGACGGCTACAATATCGGCTTCAATCTCGGCAAAACTGCAGGTGCAGGATTTGATGAACATCTTCATCTGCATATCGTACCACGATGGAATGGTGATACAAATTTTATGCCTGTCATCGCCGATGTAAAAGTAATGCCTGAATATATTGAAAAAACATATCAAAAAATAATCGAAGAAATAAAAAAACTGTAA